A window of Haliscomenobacter hydrossis DSM 1100 contains these coding sequences:
- a CDS encoding ADP-ribosylglycohydrolase family protein: protein MNIVRDALLGLAVADALGVPVEFQSREALAENPVIGMRGYGTYSQPAGTWSDDSSLTFCLAESLLQGFDLANMAQKFVDWSNARIWTPYGTVFDIGITTREAMEVLEDILTTGDHEALLYLHQEADEMSNGNGSLMRILPLLFYLKDQPADTWFETTWRVSALTHGHIRAAVACWYYLRMAWHLWQNKDKRAAHLEVRTEARELFKKHNISFSEQRIFSRVVEHNISFLPSSEIQSAGYVMHSLEAALWCLLRYNTYEETVLAAVNLGHDTDTTAAIVGGLAGILYGADAIPSEWQNQLARLPDVLQLCDDVYARWLK, encoded by the coding sequence ATGAACATTGTACGAGACGCTCTACTTGGACTAGCGGTAGCCGATGCCCTCGGGGTTCCGGTAGAATTTCAATCTCGAGAAGCCCTGGCCGAAAACCCCGTGATTGGCATGCGCGGATATGGCACCTACAGCCAACCTGCGGGTACCTGGTCGGACGATAGTTCACTCACTTTTTGCCTGGCCGAAAGCCTTTTGCAGGGGTTTGACCTGGCCAATATGGCCCAAAAATTTGTGGATTGGAGCAATGCCCGAATTTGGACACCCTACGGGACAGTATTTGACATTGGCATCACCACTCGGGAGGCCATGGAAGTGTTGGAAGACATTTTGACTACTGGAGACCATGAAGCGCTGCTCTATCTTCACCAGGAAGCCGACGAAATGAGCAATGGCAATGGGTCGCTCATGCGTATTTTGCCGCTGCTGTTTTACCTCAAAGACCAGCCCGCCGATACCTGGTTTGAAACCACCTGGCGGGTATCAGCACTCACACACGGCCACATCCGGGCGGCTGTTGCCTGCTGGTATTACCTGCGCATGGCCTGGCACCTCTGGCAAAACAAAGACAAACGGGCGGCACATCTTGAAGTGCGTACAGAAGCCCGGGAGTTGTTTAAAAAGCACAACATCTCTTTTAGCGAGCAACGTATCTTTAGCCGAGTGGTGGAACACAACATCAGTTTTTTGCCCAGTTCCGAAATCCAATCCGCAGGTTATGTCATGCACAGCCTGGAAGCGGCTTTGTGGTGTTTGTTGCGCTACAATACTTACGAAGAAACGGTATTGGCTGCCGTCAACCTGGGTCACGATACCGATACCACTGCCGCCATCGTGGGTGGACTGGCTGGAATCCTGTATGGTGCTGATGCTATCCCCTCCGAGTGGCAAAACCAACTTGCTCGCCTGCCGGATGTGTTGCAGTTATGTGATGACGTTTATGCACGCTGGCTGAAATAA
- a CDS encoding NUDIX hydrolase: protein MISVLINEKRFNYRIAAVILNEGRVLVHRGEQEDFWSLPGGRCEMMEFSADTLKREMMEEIGEELEIGKLLWLVENMHVFNDREVHELCFFYQANLSANSPLLKEYEFIGYEPDAKLIYQWQDLAQIQSLDLKPAFLQTGLVNLPLHIEHICVSLSE, encoded by the coding sequence ATGATTTCTGTGCTCATCAATGAAAAACGTTTCAATTATCGGATCGCTGCAGTTATCCTCAACGAGGGTAGGGTATTAGTGCATCGAGGCGAGCAAGAGGATTTCTGGTCTTTGCCGGGTGGACGTTGCGAGATGATGGAATTTTCTGCGGATACACTTAAGCGGGAAATGATGGAAGAAATAGGGGAGGAGCTTGAGATTGGAAAGCTGCTATGGTTGGTTGAAAACATGCATGTTTTTAATGACCGAGAAGTACACGAACTTTGTTTTTTTTATCAGGCCAACTTAAGTGCAAATAGTCCCTTGTTAAAAGAATACGAATTCATTGGTTATGAGCCAGATGCCAAACTGATTTACCAATGGCAGGATCTGGCCCAAATCCAATCCTTGGATTTAAAACCTGCTTTTTTGCAAACAGGTTTGGTTAATTTGCCCCTGCACATTGAACACATTTGTGTATCACTGAGTGAATAA
- the msrB gene encoding peptide-methionine (R)-S-oxide reductase MsrB, translating to MIIRTSFLFIVTLLVFFSCNRAQPTSKNEVDPQGKFVSLKGEILGPVIKTDEEWKKELDELEFHVLRQAGTEQAFTGKLWDNHEQGVYTCRGCDLPLFDAETKFESGTGWPSFWEVYMKGNVAKKSDNTLGMMRTEVFCARCGGHLGHVFPDGPKPTGLRYCINSVSLKFVAEKK from the coding sequence ATGATCATTCGAACATCATTCTTGTTTATTGTGACCCTCTTGGTGTTCTTTTCCTGCAATCGGGCACAGCCTACTTCCAAAAATGAAGTGGATCCCCAAGGTAAATTTGTATCGCTCAAGGGAGAAATTCTCGGTCCTGTTATTAAAACGGATGAAGAATGGAAGAAAGAATTGGACGAACTGGAGTTTCATGTATTGCGGCAAGCGGGTACTGAGCAAGCCTTTACGGGTAAATTGTGGGACAACCATGAGCAAGGCGTCTATACTTGTCGGGGCTGTGATTTGCCTCTTTTTGATGCAGAAACCAAATTTGAGTCGGGCACGGGTTGGCCCAGTTTTTGGGAAGTGTACATGAAAGGGAATGTCGCCAAAAAATCAGACAATACCCTCGGGATGATGCGTACTGAAGTGTTTTGTGCACGCTGTGGAGGGCATTTAGGGCATGTATTTCCAGACGGCCCCAAACCAACCGGTTTGCGTTACTGCATCAATTCGGTATCCCTGAAATTCGTTGCGGAGAAGAAATAA
- the rimO gene encoding 30S ribosomal protein S12 methylthiotransferase RimO, whose translation MKARTLKADKVNVITLGCSKNLVDSENLITQLRGNDFDVVHDSQEEDANVVIINTCGFIDLAKQESIDTILEYAEVKKAGGIDKLFVTGCLSQRYKEDLELEIPEVDAYFGTLELPGLLAKLNADYKHELIGERLITTPMHYAYLKISEGCNRTCSFCAIPLMRGGHVSRPIEELVKEAQSLARRGVKEIMLIAQELTYYGLDIYKKRDLPRLLHALADVEGIEWIRLHYAYPSKFPLEILDVIAERPEICNYLDMPLQHASNSVLERMRRQITREETTELIQQARLRIPNLTLRTTMLVGYPQESDQEFQELCDFVQEMEFDRMGVFQYSHEESTRAYDVDDDVPAEVKAERANALMEIQQEISTRKNFEKVGKTFKTLFDRKEGGYFVGRTEGDSPEVDNEVLVPAKKNFARIGDFAQVRIAEASEYDIFGEIIA comes from the coding sequence ATGAAAGCCAGAACACTCAAAGCTGATAAGGTAAATGTGATTACCCTGGGCTGTTCAAAAAATTTGGTCGATTCTGAAAACCTGATCACCCAATTGCGGGGCAATGATTTTGATGTGGTGCACGACAGCCAGGAGGAAGATGCCAATGTGGTGATCATCAATACCTGTGGCTTCATCGACCTCGCCAAACAAGAATCCATCGATACCATTTTGGAATATGCCGAGGTCAAAAAAGCGGGAGGCATCGATAAACTTTTTGTCACCGGGTGTTTGTCTCAGCGCTACAAGGAAGATTTGGAGCTGGAAATTCCCGAAGTAGACGCCTATTTCGGTACCCTGGAATTGCCCGGTTTGTTGGCCAAACTGAATGCCGATTACAAACATGAGCTGATTGGGGAAAGGTTGATCACCACCCCAATGCACTACGCTTACCTCAAAATATCCGAAGGTTGCAACCGCACTTGTTCCTTTTGTGCCATTCCTTTGATGCGCGGAGGCCATGTATCCCGGCCCATCGAAGAACTGGTGAAAGAGGCCCAAAGCCTGGCCCGCCGAGGGGTAAAAGAGATCATGTTGATCGCCCAGGAATTAACTTATTACGGCCTGGATATTTACAAAAAGCGTGATTTGCCTCGACTGTTGCACGCATTGGCAGACGTAGAGGGCATCGAATGGATCCGTTTGCATTATGCCTATCCCAGCAAATTCCCGCTGGAAATTCTGGATGTGATTGCTGAACGACCCGAAATCTGTAATTATCTGGACATGCCTTTGCAGCATGCTTCCAACAGCGTTTTGGAGCGCATGCGCCGACAGATCACTCGAGAAGAAACCACGGAATTGATCCAGCAAGCGCGTTTGAGAATCCCCAACCTGACCCTGCGTACCACCATGTTGGTCGGTTACCCCCAGGAGTCAGACCAGGAGTTTCAGGAACTGTGCGATTTTGTGCAGGAAATGGAATTCGACCGGATGGGCGTATTCCAGTATTCACACGAAGAAAGTACCCGCGCCTACGACGTAGACGACGATGTGCCAGCTGAAGTAAAAGCCGAACGTGCAAATGCCTTGATGGAAATCCAGCAGGAAATTTCTACCCGCAAGAATTTTGAGAAAGTAGGCAAAACCTTCAAAACCTTGTTTGACCGCAAAGAGGGAGGGTATTTTGTGGGCCGTACCGAAGGGGATTCACCCGAAGTGGACAATGAAGTATTGGTTCCGGCGAAGAAAAACTTTGCACGAATCGGTGATTTTGCCCAGGTACGCATCGCTGAAGCCAGCGAATACGATATTTTTGGCGAAATAATTGCCTGA
- the gldC gene encoding gliding motility protein GldC, with the protein MDQVATEKEIRIKVGLDDKNMPVRINWDADDNPSGMETQDSKAMMISLFDREHLETIKIDLWVKDMQVGEMDRFFFQTLRGMADTYFRATQNSDLARDMQKFVQYFGEQTQIISKDQP; encoded by the coding sequence ATGGATCAAGTAGCAACGGAAAAAGAAATCCGCATCAAAGTAGGCCTGGACGACAAAAACATGCCAGTGCGCATCAATTGGGACGCCGATGACAACCCATCGGGAATGGAAACGCAAGACAGCAAAGCCATGATGATTTCCCTGTTTGACCGCGAGCACCTCGAAACCATAAAAATTGATCTTTGGGTGAAGGACATGCAAGTAGGGGAGATGGATCGTTTCTTTTTTCAAACCTTGCGGGGCATGGCCGACACCTATTTTCGGGCCACCCAAAACTCCGATCTCGCCCGCGACATGCAGAAGTTTGTACAATATTTTGGCGAACAGACCCAAATCATCTCTAAAGACCAACCATAA
- a CDS encoding DUF6992 family protein, translated as MKKPILLFFFSLLVSFAFTQSTLFSPIHESRLDKQRKGMLVLGSWALGNMALGAIRLGQTTGENRAFQQMQIGWGAVNLGIATLGYLGTMHTDYSSWDTYRSVQEHYKIQKILLFNAGLDVGYMLGGAYLLERGQRDVKNAERLRGFGRSILIQGAFLFVFDLSLHAILANDNPKLKSILSQSSIGFSPNQVQLHIALNKP; from the coding sequence ATGAAAAAGCCCATTCTCCTGTTTTTCTTCAGTTTGTTAGTGAGTTTTGCCTTCACCCAATCTACCCTCTTCTCCCCCATCCACGAATCCCGCCTCGACAAGCAACGCAAAGGTATGCTGGTACTCGGCAGCTGGGCACTGGGCAATATGGCCCTCGGTGCAATCCGCCTCGGGCAAACTACAGGTGAAAATCGCGCTTTTCAACAAATGCAAATCGGTTGGGGAGCGGTTAACCTGGGCATCGCTACTTTGGGCTATCTGGGTACCATGCACACCGACTACAGCAGTTGGGACACCTACCGTAGCGTGCAGGAGCACTACAAAATACAAAAAATCCTCTTGTTCAACGCCGGATTGGATGTGGGCTACATGCTGGGGGGAGCATACTTGCTGGAACGTGGTCAGCGTGATGTTAAAAATGCCGAACGGCTGCGCGGCTTTGGGCGCTCCATCCTGATCCAGGGGGCATTTTTGTTCGTATTTGACCTTTCACTACATGCCATCCTGGCCAACGACAACCCCAAGCTCAAGTCCATTTTGAGTCAGAGCAGCATTGGGTTTTCGCCCAATCAGGTGCAACTGCACATTGCTTTGAACAAACCTTGA
- a CDS encoding alpha/beta hydrolase, translating to MSGITARNKKAFAQSLATPHHFQESTAAANVKILATDFEIPQLQRKRRIWVYLPLDYEQGKKRYPVLYMQDGQNLFDAKTSFAGEWRVDETLNNLAQTQNKSCIVVGIDNGSEKRMGEYAPWDHPRFGKGEGVAYTKFMVETLKPYIDKNFRTLKGPESTAVIGSSMGGLIAFYAALEYPEVFGRAGVFSPSFWHSEAAFEFAKTKGPEAKKLKIYMFTGALEGKAEMVAPMERMAKILKEAGFTKRRLYTALPKDGNHSEAFWAREFEGAYSWLF from the coding sequence ATGAGTGGCATAACTGCACGGAATAAAAAGGCTTTTGCCCAAAGTTTGGCTACTCCCCACCATTTTCAGGAGAGTACAGCGGCGGCAAACGTCAAAATCCTTGCGACCGACTTCGAGATCCCCCAACTCCAGCGCAAACGCCGCATTTGGGTGTACCTGCCCCTCGACTACGAGCAAGGCAAAAAGCGCTACCCCGTTTTGTACATGCAGGATGGCCAAAACCTCTTTGACGCCAAAACCAGCTTTGCGGGTGAATGGCGCGTTGATGAAACCCTCAACAACCTGGCCCAAACGCAAAATAAATCCTGCATTGTGGTCGGCATCGACAACGGTTCTGAAAAACGCATGGGCGAATACGCGCCCTGGGATCACCCCCGTTTTGGCAAAGGAGAAGGTGTGGCTTACACTAAGTTTATGGTAGAAACACTCAAACCCTACATCGATAAAAACTTCAGGACTTTAAAAGGCCCGGAATCTACCGCTGTCATAGGTTCATCGATGGGGGGACTGATCGCTTTTTATGCTGCGCTGGAATACCCGGAGGTATTTGGGCGAGCCGGGGTGTTTTCTCCCTCTTTTTGGCATTCCGAAGCCGCTTTTGAATTCGCCAAAACCAAAGGGCCCGAGGCCAAAAAACTCAAAATCTATATGTTTACTGGCGCGCTGGAAGGTAAGGCTGAGATGGTTGCCCCGATGGAGCGTATGGCTAAAATTTTGAAAGAAGCCGGGTTTACCAAGCGCAGATTGTATACCGCGCTGCCTAAAGATGGCAATCACAGCGAAGCATTTTGGGCCAGAGAGTTTGAGGGGGCGTATTCTTGGCTATTTTGA
- a CDS encoding Nramp family divalent metal transporter — MSDPYLLRVDAIQEPPVSFAQRLKHLGPGFILSAAIVGSGELIATTALGAKAGFVAFWVIILSCLVKVAVQVQFAKHTILTGQTAMQTLDMLPGPRIGKARWTVVLYFLIMLIKLIQMGGIIGGVALVMYMMLPQVSVATWALIMAPLTSLLVYRGYYGFIEKTSLILITGFTLFAIAAVFFLQYTPYALSWNQLATGLSFSLPASAVIYAFGAFGITGIGGEEIIYYNYWCLEKGYAAHTGPRDDSAEWEARARGWIQVMNTDAICSMVLYTTVTAAFFILGAAILHTRQVVPEGYQLLEVLSSIFTESLGPWARVFFMVGAFFVLYSTLFSALAGWGRLFSDMFSQFGWIDFYDVKQRQRSIAILSWIFPLIWAALFIFIKLPLIMVLSGGIAGSVLLIMVVYATWYFRYRCSTGKFDVSWPSDVLFWISILAILGVGVYGVYQVFLG; from the coding sequence ATGTCAGATCCATACCTACTCCGTGTTGATGCCATTCAGGAGCCTCCAGTTTCATTCGCGCAGCGTTTGAAACACTTGGGGCCAGGCTTTATACTTTCCGCTGCCATTGTTGGTTCAGGCGAATTGATTGCCACCACTGCGCTGGGAGCCAAAGCCGGGTTTGTGGCTTTTTGGGTCATTATCCTCAGTTGTTTGGTCAAGGTAGCCGTGCAAGTTCAATTTGCCAAACACACCATTTTGACCGGGCAAACCGCGATGCAAACCCTGGATATGTTGCCTGGGCCGCGCATTGGCAAAGCCCGCTGGACGGTGGTGTTGTATTTCCTCATCATGTTGATCAAACTGATTCAAATGGGTGGCATCATTGGTGGAGTAGCGCTGGTGATGTACATGATGCTGCCTCAGGTGTCGGTCGCGACATGGGCTTTGATCATGGCGCCTTTAACCTCGCTGTTGGTGTATCGGGGGTATTATGGATTTATTGAAAAAACTTCTTTGATTTTGATTACGGGTTTTACACTCTTTGCCATTGCAGCGGTATTTTTCCTGCAATACACCCCCTACGCATTGTCTTGGAATCAGCTGGCAACGGGACTTTCTTTTAGTTTGCCTGCTTCGGCGGTCATTTACGCTTTTGGTGCGTTCGGGATTACCGGGATCGGTGGCGAAGAAATCATTTATTACAACTATTGGTGTTTGGAAAAAGGGTACGCTGCCCATACAGGCCCACGCGACGATTCTGCTGAGTGGGAAGCAAGAGCTCGTGGCTGGATCCAGGTGATGAACACCGATGCCATTTGCAGCATGGTACTCTATACCACGGTTACGGCAGCCTTTTTTATCCTGGGCGCAGCCATCTTGCATACCCGTCAGGTGGTTCCCGAAGGTTATCAATTGTTGGAGGTATTGTCCAGTATTTTTACGGAAAGTTTGGGGCCATGGGCACGGGTATTTTTTATGGTCGGTGCCTTTTTTGTGCTGTATTCCACCCTGTTTTCAGCGCTGGCGGGCTGGGGACGTTTGTTCAGTGATATGTTCAGCCAGTTCGGCTGGATTGATTTTTATGATGTAAAACAACGTCAGCGCAGCATTGCCATCTTGTCCTGGATCTTCCCTTTGATTTGGGCTGCGCTGTTTATTTTTATCAAATTGCCCTTGATTATGGTCCTCAGTGGCGGCATCGCGGGGTCGGTATTGTTGATTATGGTCGTATATGCCACCTGGTACTTCCGTTACCGCTGCAGTACCGGGAAGTTTGATGTGTCCTGGCCCTCTGATGTATTGTTTTGGATCAGCATTCTGGCTATTTTGGGCGTGGGTGTGTACGGGGTATATCAGGTGTTTTTGGGATGA
- a CDS encoding peptidylprolyl isomerase, which translates to MFAKNIRFMQQWSTPPAMQIDTTKSYVATLSTDKGDIVIQLFPEHAPKTVNNFVFLASQGFYDGITFHRVISNFMIQGGDPTGTGRGGAGYKFADEFAGNPLTHTAGALSMANAGPNSNGSQFFITHSPQPHLNGKHTVFGQVKEGQEVVDTIRQGDKIVKVSIVEG; encoded by the coding sequence ATGTTTGCAAAAAATATCCGCTTTATGCAACAATGGTCTACTCCACCTGCCATGCAGATCGACACAACGAAATCTTACGTGGCCACCCTCAGTACCGATAAAGGCGACATCGTGATTCAACTTTTCCCTGAACATGCCCCCAAAACGGTCAACAATTTTGTTTTTTTGGCCAGCCAAGGATTTTATGATGGCATCACGTTTCACCGCGTGATCAGCAATTTTATGATCCAGGGCGGCGACCCAACCGGGACTGGCCGTGGCGGTGCTGGTTACAAATTTGCGGATGAATTCGCCGGAAACCCTTTGACCCACACTGCTGGTGCCTTGTCGATGGCCAATGCTGGCCCGAACAGCAACGGCAGCCAATTTTTCATCACCCACTCGCCTCAGCCCCACCTCAATGGCAAACACACCGTGTTTGGCCAGGTCAAGGAAGGCCAGGAAGTGGTGGATACCATCCGCCAGGGAGATAAGATTGTAAAAGTGAGCATTGTGGAAGGGTGA
- a CDS encoding LytR/AlgR family response regulator transcription factor, whose protein sequence is MINAIAIDDEPSALEVLERYAAKVPFVQLKKVFYSTADALAYLHAEPIQLIFLDIQMPDMLGTDFARLIQLEKVQVIFTTAHAEFALEGFDLKALDYLLKPFGFGRFLQACNRVLELVANKPNEEESSIFVKEGYDWVRVNLDEVLYIQSDTNLLFIHEHQRRITTRMTVAEMLSILPPERFVRVHKSYIVALEAVQKIEKHQLTLGKHTVPLAAAYRDAVEERLLRKKK, encoded by the coding sequence ATGATCAATGCCATCGCGATCGACGATGAACCTTCTGCACTCGAAGTACTGGAACGTTATGCCGCTAAAGTGCCTTTTGTGCAGCTTAAAAAGGTATTTTATAGCACTGCGGATGCCCTGGCATATTTGCATGCGGAACCTATCCAGTTGATTTTTTTAGACATCCAAATGCCCGATATGCTGGGTACGGATTTCGCCCGCTTGATTCAACTTGAAAAAGTACAGGTCATTTTTACGACCGCCCACGCCGAATTTGCCCTGGAAGGATTTGACCTGAAGGCACTGGATTATTTGCTCAAACCTTTTGGTTTTGGTCGCTTTTTGCAAGCTTGTAATCGAGTACTGGAACTGGTGGCTAACAAACCAAACGAGGAGGAGTCCAGTATTTTTGTCAAAGAAGGATACGATTGGGTGCGGGTAAACCTGGATGAAGTGCTGTACATCCAGTCGGATACCAATCTTTTATTTATCCATGAACATCAACGTCGAATTACCACCCGTATGACGGTAGCAGAAATGCTCTCCATCCTGCCACCCGAGCGTTTTGTCAGAGTTCATAAGTCTTACATTGTTGCCCTCGAAGCGGTTCAAAAAATTGAAAAGCACCAATTGACTTTGGGTAAACATACGGTACCACTGGCCGCAGCATATCGGGATGCAGTAGAGGAAAGACTGTTGAGGAAAAAGAAATAA